The following are encoded together in the Thermomonas brevis genome:
- a CDS encoding amidohydrolase family protein: MLALACLLCTTNASAQDLLIRNATVHTASARGTLQNADVLVKNGRIAAVGSGLSAAGATVVDAQGKPLTPALFGGITDIGVEEVSGESATVDNALALGANAADMQVRPEFDVTLAYNPESILVPVARVEGIGWTMLSAGTRSGGSFIGGQGGAVRLDGSLDAVGPRALFVTLGGDGANLSGHSRAAQWMLLDQLIDESRGRIAPDSRFALLTPAGRAALAKYFGGDGPASKPLVVVRIQRAADIVRLLRWSKRRGVNVALLGAAEGWKVAPQIAAAGVPVFVDALADLPADFDSLGATLENAARLHAAGVKVSFSQFNDASHNARKIRQLAGNAVANGLPWDAALAGLTSTPAAAFGLGGQLGATIAVGQRADLVLWSGDPLDVASVARQVWLDGRAIPMRSRQTELRDRYLHPDSGLPRTYPDTAR; the protein is encoded by the coding sequence ATGCTGGCCTTGGCTTGCCTGCTGTGCACGACCAACGCCAGCGCGCAGGATCTGCTGATCCGCAACGCGACCGTCCACACCGCCAGCGCGCGCGGCACGCTGCAGAACGCCGACGTGCTGGTGAAGAACGGCCGCATCGCCGCCGTCGGCAGCGGCCTGTCCGCCGCCGGCGCCACCGTGGTCGATGCGCAGGGCAAGCCGCTGACGCCGGCGCTGTTCGGCGGCATCACCGACATCGGCGTGGAGGAAGTCTCCGGCGAATCGGCCACCGTGGACAACGCGCTGGCGCTGGGCGCGAACGCCGCCGACATGCAGGTGCGGCCGGAGTTCGACGTCACCCTGGCCTACAACCCGGAATCGATCCTCGTGCCGGTGGCGCGGGTGGAAGGCATCGGCTGGACGATGCTGTCCGCCGGCACGCGCTCCGGCGGCTCCTTCATCGGCGGCCAGGGCGGCGCGGTGCGGCTGGACGGCAGCCTGGACGCGGTCGGCCCGCGCGCGCTGTTCGTCACCCTGGGCGGCGACGGCGCCAACCTCAGCGGCCATTCGCGCGCCGCGCAGTGGATGCTGCTGGACCAGCTGATCGACGAATCGCGCGGGCGCATCGCGCCGGACTCGCGGTTCGCGCTGCTCACGCCCGCCGGCCGCGCGGCGCTGGCGAAGTATTTCGGCGGCGACGGCCCGGCTTCAAAGCCGCTTGTGGTCGTGCGCATCCAGCGCGCCGCCGACATCGTCCGCCTGCTGCGCTGGTCGAAGCGGCGCGGGGTGAACGTCGCGCTGCTCGGCGCGGCGGAAGGCTGGAAGGTGGCGCCGCAGATCGCCGCCGCCGGCGTGCCGGTGTTCGTCGACGCGCTGGCCGACCTGCCGGCCGACTTCGACAGCCTCGGCGCGACGCTGGAGAACGCCGCGCGGCTGCATGCGGCTGGCGTGAAGGTGTCGTTCTCGCAGTTCAACGACGCCTCCCACAACGCGCGCAAGATCCGCCAGCTGGCCGGCAACGCCGTCGCCAACGGCCTGCCGTGGGACGCCGCGCTGGCCGGACTGACCTCGACGCCGGCCGCGGCATTCGGCCTCGGCGGCCAGTTGGGCGCGACGATCGCGGTCGGCCAGCGCGCCGACCTGGTGCTGTGGAGCGGCGATCCGCTCGACGTCGCCAGCGTCGCCCGGCAGGTCTGGCTGGACGGCCGCGCGATCCCGATGCGCAGCCGCCAGACCGAACTGCGCGACCGCTACCTGCACCCCGACAGCGGCCTGCCGCGGACGTATCCCGACACCGCCCGCTGA
- a CDS encoding AMP nucleosidase → MKSKQEIVNNWLPRYTGVPLDGFGQHILLTNFGGYLSHFSEMTGAPIVGIDRPMPSATADGITLINFGMGSPNAATVMDLLSAIEPKAVLFLGKCGGLKRKNQLGDLVLPIAAIRGEGTSDDYLPPQVPALPAFAMQRVISTSIRDMELDYWTGTVFTTNRRVWEHDDAFKDRLRAMRCMAIDMETATIFAAGFANRIPCGALLLVSDQPMIPEGVKTEASDAKVSAAYVQNHIRVGIESLKLIRRNGKSVRHLKFDE, encoded by the coding sequence ATGAAAAGCAAACAGGAAATCGTCAACAACTGGCTGCCGCGCTACACCGGCGTGCCGCTGGACGGCTTCGGCCAGCACATCCTGCTCACCAACTTCGGCGGCTACCTCTCGCACTTCTCGGAGATGACCGGAGCGCCCATCGTCGGCATCGACCGACCGATGCCCAGCGCCACCGCCGACGGCATCACCCTGATCAACTTCGGCATGGGCAGCCCCAACGCGGCCACGGTGATGGACCTGCTGTCCGCGATCGAGCCGAAGGCGGTGCTGTTCCTCGGCAAGTGCGGCGGACTGAAGAGGAAGAACCAGCTCGGCGACCTGGTGCTGCCGATCGCGGCGATCCGCGGCGAAGGCACCAGCGACGACTACCTGCCGCCGCAGGTGCCGGCGCTGCCCGCGTTCGCGATGCAGCGCGTGATTTCCACCAGCATCCGCGACATGGAGCTGGACTACTGGACCGGCACCGTGTTCACCACCAACCGCCGCGTGTGGGAACACGACGACGCCTTCAAGGATCGCCTGCGCGCGATGCGCTGCATGGCCATCGACATGGAAACCGCGACGATCTTCGCCGCCGGCTTCGCCAACCGCATCCCGTGCGGTGCGCTGCTGCTGGTGTCCGACCAGCCGATGATCCCGGAAGGCGTCAAGACCGAGGCCAGCGACGCCAAGGTGTCCGCCGCCTACGTGCAGAACCACATCCGGGTCGGCATCGAGTCGCTGAAGCTGATCCGCCGCAACGGCAAGTCGGTGCGGCACCTGAAGTTCGATGAGTGA
- a CDS encoding amidohydrolase: MKPLTVAVLAALLAGCASAPQEQAPPAKPYDFAADPYPSTYRRVASPPVLLQHATVLTGTGARLDDADVLMRDGRIVAVGNGLETTADAIRVDATGKWVTPGIIDIHSHLGVYPSPGTSSHSDGNEMTAPVTANVWAEHSIWPQDPGFHAALAGGVTALQVLPGSANLIGGRGVTLKNVSSPTYQGMKFPGAPWGLKMACGENPKRVYGQRGGPATRMGNVAGYRAAFADAADYLKKRKAGGKDAEAKRDLKLDTLAAAINGDIRVHIHCYRADEMATMLDLAKEFGFRIAAFHHGVEAYKLADRLAAEGVCAALWADWWGFKMESFDGIQENIALVDRVPGSCAIVHSDSEEGIQRLNQEAAKAIASAGRIGIRIAPEHAIQWLTANPAKAMGIDAQTGTLEAGKMADVVVWNGNPFSSYAQAEQVYVDGARLYDRRDPARQPTSDFLLGQDIVSGGVR, from the coding sequence ATGAAACCGTTGACCGTCGCCGTGCTGGCGGCGCTGCTGGCAGGCTGCGCCAGCGCGCCGCAGGAGCAGGCACCGCCCGCGAAGCCCTACGACTTCGCCGCCGATCCGTATCCCAGCACCTACCGCCGCGTCGCCTCTCCGCCGGTGCTGCTGCAGCACGCCACCGTGCTGACCGGCACCGGCGCGCGGTTGGACGATGCCGACGTGCTGATGCGCGACGGCCGCATCGTCGCGGTCGGCAACGGCCTGGAAACCACCGCCGATGCGATCCGCGTCGACGCCACCGGCAAGTGGGTCACGCCCGGCATCATCGACATCCACTCGCACCTGGGCGTGTATCCCAGTCCCGGCACCAGCTCGCACAGCGACGGCAACGAAATGACCGCGCCGGTGACGGCCAACGTCTGGGCCGAACATTCGATCTGGCCGCAGGACCCCGGCTTCCACGCCGCGCTGGCCGGCGGCGTGACCGCCCTGCAGGTGCTGCCGGGCAGCGCCAACCTGATCGGCGGGCGCGGGGTGACGCTGAAGAACGTGTCGTCGCCGACCTACCAGGGCATGAAGTTCCCGGGCGCGCCCTGGGGCCTGAAGATGGCCTGCGGCGAGAACCCCAAGCGCGTTTACGGCCAGCGCGGCGGCCCGGCCACGCGCATGGGCAACGTGGCCGGCTACCGCGCGGCGTTCGCCGACGCCGCCGATTACCTGAAGAAGCGCAAGGCCGGCGGCAAGGACGCGGAAGCCAAGCGCGACCTCAAGCTGGACACGCTGGCCGCCGCGATCAACGGCGACATCCGCGTGCACATCCACTGCTACCGCGCCGACGAGATGGCGACGATGCTCGACCTGGCGAAGGAGTTCGGCTTCCGGATCGCCGCCTTCCACCACGGCGTGGAGGCGTACAAGCTCGCCGACCGTCTCGCCGCCGAGGGCGTGTGCGCGGCGCTGTGGGCGGACTGGTGGGGCTTCAAGATGGAAAGCTTCGACGGCATCCAGGAGAACATCGCGCTGGTGGACCGGGTGCCGGGCAGCTGCGCGATCGTGCATTCCGATTCCGAGGAAGGCATCCAGCGACTCAACCAGGAGGCGGCGAAGGCGATCGCGAGCGCCGGCCGCATCGGCATCCGCATCGCGCCTGAGCACGCCATCCAGTGGCTGACCGCGAATCCCGCCAAGGCGATGGGCATCGACGCCCAGACCGGCACGCTGGAGGCCGGCAAGATGGCCGACGTGGTGGTGTGGAACGGCAATCCGTTCAGCAGCTACGCGCAGGCCGAGCAGGTCTACGTGGACGGCGCGCGGCTGTACGACCGGCGCGATCCGGCGCGGCAGCCGACCTCGGACTTCCTGCTGGGGCAGGACATCGTGTCGGGAGGTGTGCGATGA
- the ppc gene encoding phosphoenolpyruvate carboxylase: MTPADTPLREQLEFADTDTPLRDDVRRLGAMVGDMLAEQVSPAFLDQVEALRRIAIARREQDEPVDALADRLAQVTLTDAESLVRAFAAYFGATNIAERVHRIRRRRDYQRLGSAPQPGGLEAVLRGLRDEGVTLAELQAQLAGLCVEPVFTAHPTEAVRRALLLKEKTVVERLVADVDRTRTPPERRADDARIRQSLTTAWQTNEAPPQRPSVADEIEHIGFYLGSVLYRVLPVFYEAFADAVEAVYGERVALPPVLRFGTWVGGDMDGNPNVGAASVRDALAAQRAQALGCYLADLRALGDILTQSRGHAEVDARIEARAAAHRALLPEGAVRSRPRLADMPYRQLLWAMRARLQATGDGTTGGYPDAAAFIDDLALIDTSLATHRGEHAGRFALQRILWRARSFGFHMATLDLRQDSAVHDQALAALDGDADWAARPLPERIGRLHALIAGDAPAVPQAADAAATLDVFRTVHALRGSLGEHAFGPYIISMARTAADALAVLALAHLAGCVADGEVPLDVAPLFETVDDLEAAPGTMRALFDDPAYRRHIAARGGRQIVMLGYSDSAKDGGVLASRWALQRAQVELLDVAHEAGVQLVFFHGRGGSVSRGGGKTERAIIAAPRGSVAGRMRVTEQGEVIHRKYGIRALALRNLEQMTGAVLRASLRPRPPEPREDGWRTLAAELAQVSRAHYRALVHEHPDFPAYFRAATPVDVIERLHISSRPSRRRDGGIANLRAIPWVFSWSQNRSGLTGWYGLGTALRHGIDAHGLDAMAAMTRDWPFFAAMIDDVEMLLAKSDIDIFERYSRLAGDLHAAFFPRIAEEFARTREAILAIKRRDALLADDYRLRLSIRLRNPYVDPISLLQVELLRRWREGGREDEALLRALVSTVNGISAGIQNTG, from the coding sequence ATGACGCCCGCCGACACGCCGCTGCGCGAGCAGCTCGAATTCGCCGACACCGACACTCCCTTGCGCGACGACGTGCGCCGCCTCGGCGCGATGGTCGGCGACATGCTGGCCGAGCAGGTGTCGCCGGCCTTCCTCGACCAGGTCGAAGCGCTGCGCCGGATCGCGATCGCCCGGCGCGAGCAGGACGAACCGGTGGACGCGCTGGCCGACCGGCTCGCGCAGGTCACGCTGACGGATGCCGAATCGCTGGTGCGCGCGTTCGCCGCCTACTTCGGCGCCACCAACATCGCCGAGCGCGTGCACCGCATCCGCCGCCGCCGCGACTACCAGCGGCTGGGCAGCGCGCCGCAGCCGGGTGGGCTGGAAGCGGTGCTGCGCGGCCTGCGCGACGAGGGCGTGACGCTGGCGGAATTGCAGGCGCAGCTGGCCGGCCTGTGCGTGGAGCCGGTGTTCACCGCGCATCCCACCGAGGCGGTGCGGCGCGCGCTGCTGCTGAAGGAAAAGACCGTGGTCGAGCGGCTGGTGGCCGACGTCGACCGCACCCGCACGCCGCCCGAGCGCCGCGCCGACGACGCGCGCATCCGCCAGTCGCTGACCACCGCCTGGCAGACCAACGAGGCGCCGCCGCAGCGGCCCAGCGTGGCCGACGAGATCGAGCACATCGGCTTCTACCTCGGCAGTGTGCTGTACCGCGTGCTGCCGGTGTTCTACGAGGCGTTCGCCGATGCGGTGGAAGCGGTCTACGGCGAGCGCGTCGCGCTGCCGCCGGTGCTGCGCTTCGGCACCTGGGTGGGCGGCGACATGGACGGCAATCCCAACGTCGGCGCGGCCAGCGTGCGCGACGCGCTCGCCGCGCAGCGCGCGCAGGCGCTGGGCTGCTACCTGGCCGACCTGCGCGCGCTCGGCGACATCCTCACCCAGAGCCGCGGCCACGCCGAGGTCGATGCGCGCATCGAGGCGCGCGCCGCCGCGCACCGCGCGCTGCTGCCGGAAGGCGCGGTGCGTTCGCGTCCGCGCCTGGCCGACATGCCCTACCGGCAGCTGCTGTGGGCGATGCGCGCGCGTTTGCAGGCGACCGGCGACGGCACGACAGGCGGCTATCCCGACGCGGCGGCCTTCATCGACGACCTGGCGCTGATCGATACCAGCCTCGCGACGCATCGCGGTGAACACGCCGGCCGCTTCGCCCTGCAACGCATCCTGTGGCGCGCGCGCAGCTTCGGCTTCCATATGGCGACGCTCGACCTGCGCCAGGATTCCGCCGTGCACGACCAGGCGCTGGCGGCGCTGGACGGCGACGCCGACTGGGCCGCGCGGCCGCTGCCGGAGCGCATCGGGCGGCTGCATGCGCTGATCGCCGGCGATGCGCCGGCGGTGCCGCAGGCGGCCGACGCTGCGGCGACGCTGGACGTGTTCCGCACCGTGCACGCGCTGCGCGGGAGCCTGGGCGAGCACGCGTTCGGGCCGTACATCATCAGCATGGCGCGCACCGCCGCCGACGCACTGGCGGTGCTGGCGCTGGCGCACCTCGCCGGCTGCGTGGCCGACGGCGAGGTGCCGCTGGACGTCGCGCCGCTGTTCGAGACGGTGGACGACCTGGAAGCCGCGCCGGGAACGATGCGCGCGCTGTTCGACGATCCCGCCTACCGCCGCCACATCGCCGCGCGCGGCGGCCGCCAGATCGTGATGCTGGGCTACAGCGACAGCGCCAAGGACGGCGGCGTGCTGGCCTCGCGCTGGGCCTTGCAGCGCGCGCAGGTGGAACTGCTGGACGTGGCGCACGAGGCCGGCGTGCAGCTGGTGTTCTTCCACGGGCGCGGCGGTTCGGTCAGCCGCGGCGGCGGCAAGACCGAGCGCGCGATCATCGCCGCGCCGCGCGGCTCGGTGGCCGGGCGCATGCGCGTCACCGAGCAGGGCGAGGTGATCCACCGCAAGTACGGTATCCGCGCGCTGGCGCTGCGCAACCTCGAACAGATGACCGGCGCCGTGCTGCGCGCCAGCCTGCGCCCGCGCCCGCCGGAGCCGCGCGAGGACGGCTGGCGCACGCTGGCGGCGGAACTGGCGCAGGTCTCGCGCGCGCACTACCGCGCGCTGGTGCACGAGCACCCGGATTTCCCAGCCTACTTCCGCGCCGCAACGCCGGTCGACGTGATCGAGCGCCTGCACATCAGTTCGCGCCCGTCGCGCCGCCGCGACGGCGGCATCGCCAATCTGCGCGCGATCCCGTGGGTGTTCTCGTGGTCGCAGAATCGCTCCGGCCTAACCGGCTGGTACGGCCTCGGCACCGCGCTGCGCCACGGCATCGACGCGCACGGGCTGGACGCGATGGCGGCGATGACGCGCGACTGGCCGTTCTTCGCCGCGATGATCGACGACGTGGAGATGCTGCTGGCGAAATCCGACATCGACATCTTCGAGCGCTATTCGCGCCTGGCCGGCGACCTGCACGCCGCCTTCTTCCCGCGCATCGCCGAAGAGTTCGCGCGCACTCGCGAAGCGATCCTCGCGATCAAGCGGCGCGACGCGCTGCTGGCCGACGACTACCGCCTGCGCCTGTCGATCCGCCTGCGCAATCCCTACGTCGATCCGATCAGCCTGCTGCAGGTGGAACTGCTGCGCCGCTGGCGCGAGGGCGGGCGCGAGGACGAGGCGCTGCTGCGCGCGCTGGTGTCCACGGTCAACGGGATTTCGGCGGGGATCCAGAACACCGGCTGA
- a CDS encoding adenine nucleotide alpha hydrolase: MIPALLSWSGGKDAAWALHALRRRGEVEVVGLLTTLTEGFDRISMQGIRRDVLHAQARAAGLPVIEAWIPRAAGNDAYVASFAGALDAARERWPGLAHIAYGDLFLADIRAWREALCASLGWTPLFPLFGSDTARLAREMIEGGLRAALCCVDTTQLDADFAGRAFDAALLAGLPSGIDPCGENGEFHTCVSAGPMFAAPIALERGDTVLRDGRFAYTDFTPA; encoded by the coding sequence ATGATCCCGGCGCTGCTGTCGTGGAGCGGCGGCAAGGACGCCGCTTGGGCGCTGCATGCGCTGCGCCGGCGCGGCGAGGTCGAGGTCGTCGGCCTGCTCACCACGCTGACCGAGGGCTTCGACCGCATCTCGATGCAGGGCATCCGCCGCGACGTGCTGCACGCGCAGGCGCGCGCCGCCGGCCTGCCGGTGATCGAAGCGTGGATCCCGCGGGCCGCCGGCAACGACGCCTACGTCGCCAGCTTCGCCGGCGCGCTCGACGCCGCCCGCGAACGCTGGCCCGGCTTGGCCCACATCGCCTACGGCGACCTGTTCCTCGCCGACATCCGCGCCTGGCGCGAAGCGCTGTGCGCCTCGCTGGGCTGGACGCCGCTGTTCCCGCTGTTCGGCAGCGACACCGCGCGGCTGGCGCGGGAGATGATCGAAGGCGGGCTGCGCGCGGCGCTGTGCTGCGTCGATACCACGCAGCTGGACGCGGACTTCGCCGGCCGCGCGTTCGACGCCGCCCTGCTGGCCGGGTTGCCATCGGGCATCGACCCCTGCGGCGAGAACGGCGAGTTCCACACCTGCGTCTCCGCCGGCCCGATGTTCGCCGCGCCCATCGCGCTCGAACGCGGCGACACCGTGCTGCGCGACGGACGCTTCGCCTATACCGATTTCACGCCGGCATAG
- a CDS encoding DegV family protein: MRIGIIADSACDLPGDFIERESITILPVTVQIGQAVLADVRNEEATMNFLSGETGARAFEAETTPFTVQQVHDLFLGRLIHDYDYVFCITTTRTRSGIHDNAVQASYTILNEYRSVRSAAGNNTPFALRVIDSQNVFAGVGVPVIEATRMRAAGESPPKIRAHLEHLAGNTHAYMVPPDLNYLRNRIKKRGDKSVSFLSATLGTALDIKPILHCNKGETGPVGKVKGFAAASKKLFDFTGERVAAGLLTPTVNLCYGGSLDEMRTLPGYQQLREVCADRKVEVFESFMGLSGLVNVGKGALVVAFAAPPHKFG; the protein is encoded by the coding sequence ATGCGCATCGGAATCATCGCGGACTCGGCATGCGACCTGCCGGGCGATTTCATCGAACGGGAGAGCATCACCATCCTGCCGGTGACAGTGCAGATCGGCCAGGCGGTGCTGGCCGACGTGCGCAACGAGGAAGCGACGATGAACTTCCTCAGCGGCGAAACCGGCGCGCGCGCGTTCGAGGCCGAGACCACGCCGTTCACCGTGCAGCAGGTGCACGACCTGTTCCTGGGCCGGCTGATCCACGACTACGACTACGTGTTCTGCATCACCACCACCCGCACCCGCAGCGGCATCCACGACAACGCGGTGCAGGCCAGCTACACCATCCTCAACGAATACCGCTCGGTGCGCTCCGCCGCCGGCAACAACACGCCGTTCGCGCTGCGGGTGATCGACAGCCAGAACGTGTTCGCCGGGGTCGGCGTGCCGGTGATCGAAGCCACGCGGATGCGCGCGGCCGGCGAGTCCCCGCCGAAGATCCGTGCGCACCTGGAGCATCTGGCCGGCAACACCCACGCCTACATGGTGCCGCCCGACCTGAACTACCTGCGCAACCGCATCAAGAAGCGCGGCGACAAGAGCGTCAGCTTCCTCAGCGCGACGCTGGGCACCGCGCTGGACATCAAGCCGATCCTCCACTGCAACAAGGGCGAGACCGGCCCGGTCGGCAAGGTCAAGGGCTTCGCCGCCGCCAGCAAGAAGCTGTTCGACTTCACCGGCGAGCGCGTCGCCGCGGGCCTGCTGACGCCCACCGTGAACCTCTGCTACGGCGGCTCGCTGGACGAGATGCGCACGCTGCCGGGCTACCAGCAGCTGCGCGAGGTCTGCGCGGACCGCAAGGTCGAGGTCTTCGAAAGCTTCATGGGCCTGTCCGGACTGGTGAACGTGGGCAAGGGCGCGCTGGTGGTGGCGTTCGCGGCGCCTCCGCACAAGTTCGGCTAG
- a CDS encoding S-(hydroxymethyl)glutathione dehydrogenase/class III alcohol dehydrogenase produces the protein MKSRAAVAFAAGQPLQIVEIDVEPPRKGEVLVKITHTGVCHTDAFTLSGDDPEGLFPCVLGHEGAGVVVEVGEGVTSVQPGDHVIPLYTAECGECLFCKSGKTNLCTSVRATQGKGVMPDGTTRFSYNGQPLYHYMGCSTFSEYTVVAEVSLAKINPEANHEQVCLLGCGVTTGLGAVKNTAKVAEGDSVAVFGLGGIGLAVIQGAQRAKAGRIIAVDTNPDKFPMAREMGATDCVNPKDFDKPIQQVIVEMTGWGVDHSFECIGNVNVMRAALECAHRGWGQSVIIGVAGAGQEISTRPFQLVTGRKWLGTAFGGVKGRSQLPGMVEEAMAGDIRLAPFVTHTMGLERINEAFDLMHEGKSIRSVVHY, from the coding sequence ATGAAATCCCGCGCCGCCGTCGCCTTCGCCGCAGGCCAGCCGCTGCAGATCGTCGAGATCGACGTCGAACCGCCGCGCAAGGGCGAGGTGCTGGTGAAGATCACCCACACCGGCGTCTGCCATACCGACGCCTTCACCCTGAGCGGCGACGATCCGGAGGGGCTGTTCCCCTGCGTGCTGGGCCACGAGGGCGCGGGCGTGGTGGTGGAAGTGGGCGAGGGCGTCACCAGCGTGCAGCCGGGCGACCACGTGATCCCGCTGTACACGGCGGAATGCGGCGAATGCCTGTTCTGCAAATCCGGCAAGACCAACCTGTGCACCTCGGTGCGCGCCACGCAGGGCAAGGGCGTGATGCCGGACGGCACCACGCGCTTCTCTTACAACGGCCAGCCGCTGTACCACTACATGGGCTGTTCGACCTTCAGCGAATACACGGTGGTCGCGGAGGTCTCGCTGGCGAAGATCAATCCGGAAGCCAACCACGAGCAAGTCTGCCTGCTCGGCTGCGGCGTCACCACGGGCCTGGGCGCGGTGAAGAACACGGCGAAGGTGGCCGAGGGCGATTCGGTCGCGGTGTTCGGCCTCGGCGGGATCGGGCTCGCGGTGATCCAGGGCGCGCAGCGGGCGAAGGCGGGGCGGATCATCGCCGTCGACACCAATCCCGACAAGTTCCCGATGGCGCGCGAGATGGGCGCGACCGACTGCGTGAATCCGAAGGACTTCGACAAGCCGATCCAGCAGGTGATCGTGGAGATGACCGGCTGGGGCGTGGACCACAGCTTCGAGTGCATCGGCAACGTCAACGTGATGCGCGCGGCGCTGGAATGCGCGCACCGCGGCTGGGGCCAGAGCGTGATCATCGGCGTGGCCGGCGCGGGGCAGGAGATCAGCACGCGGCCGTTCCAGCTGGTGACGGGCCGCAAGTGGTTGGGCACCGCGTTCGGCGGCGTGAAGGGCCGCAGCCAGCTGCCGGGCATGGTGGAGGAGGCGATGGCCGGCGACATCCGGCTCGCCCCGTTCGTGACCCACACGATGGGGTTGGAGCGGATCAACGAGGCGTTCGACCTGATGCACGAAGGCAAGTCGATCCGCTCGGTCGTCCATTACTGA
- a CDS encoding DUF924 family protein, producing MTTRDDLLAFWREAGMDKWFRGGAAFDAECRARWQDAHFAAARRECDGWMDDADGALALVLLLDQIPRNIFRGSGHAFATDPLALHFARRAIEAGFDAQVEPALRLFFYMPFEHSEAIADQRRAVELFTALDDANLLGYAVAHRDVIARFGRFPHRNAALGRSNTPDEQAWLDAGGGF from the coding sequence ATGACGACTCGTGATGATTTGCTCGCGTTCTGGCGCGAGGCCGGCATGGACAAGTGGTTCCGCGGCGGCGCGGCGTTCGACGCCGAATGCCGCGCGCGCTGGCAGGACGCGCACTTCGCCGCCGCGCGCCGCGAATGCGACGGCTGGATGGACGATGCCGACGGCGCGCTGGCGCTGGTGCTGCTGCTCGACCAGATCCCGCGCAACATCTTCCGCGGCAGCGGCCACGCCTTCGCCACCGATCCGCTGGCGCTGCACTTCGCCAGGCGCGCCATCGAGGCCGGCTTCGACGCGCAGGTCGAACCGGCGCTGCGGTTGTTCTTCTACATGCCGTTCGAGCATTCCGAAGCGATCGCCGACCAGCGGCGCGCGGTGGAACTGTTCACCGCGCTGGACGACGCGAACCTGCTCGGCTACGCCGTCGCGCACCGCGACGTGATCGCGCGCTTCGGGCGCTTCCCGCACCGCAACGCCGCGCTGGGTCGGAGCAACACGCCCGACGAGCAGGCGTGGCTGGATGCGGGCGGCGGGTTCTGA
- the fghA gene encoding S-formylglutathione hydrolase: MERIEHRACFGGWQDVYRHESAALGCTMQFAIYLPPQAQDGPVPVLYWLSGLTCTEQNFITKAGAQRYAAEHGIAIVAPDTSPRGDEVADADGYDLGKGAGFYVNATQAPWAAHYRMYDYVADELPALVEANFPVTSMRAISGHSMGGHGALVVALRNPGRYRSVSAFSPIVAPAGVPWGEKAFSAYLGDDREAWTRFDASELVKSAAEKLPILIDQGEADEFLDTQLKPWLLKEAADAAGYPVYLRMQPGYDHSYYFIASFIGEHIAHHAVALRK; the protein is encoded by the coding sequence ATGGAACGCATCGAACACCGCGCCTGCTTCGGCGGCTGGCAGGACGTGTACCGGCACGAATCGGCGGCGCTCGGCTGCACGATGCAGTTCGCGATCTACCTGCCGCCGCAGGCGCAGGACGGTCCGGTGCCGGTGCTGTACTGGCTGTCGGGCCTGACCTGCACCGAGCAGAACTTCATCACCAAGGCCGGCGCGCAGCGCTACGCGGCCGAGCACGGCATCGCCATCGTCGCGCCGGACACCAGCCCGCGCGGCGACGAGGTGGCAGATGCCGACGGCTACGACCTCGGCAAAGGCGCGGGCTTCTACGTCAACGCCACGCAGGCGCCGTGGGCGGCGCACTACCGCATGTACGACTACGTGGCCGACGAGTTGCCGGCGCTGGTCGAGGCGAATTTCCCGGTGACGTCGATGCGCGCGATCAGCGGGCATTCGATGGGCGGCCACGGCGCGCTGGTGGTGGCGCTGCGCAATCCTGGGCGCTACCGCAGCGTGTCGGCGTTCTCGCCGATCGTCGCGCCTGCGGGCGTGCCGTGGGGCGAGAAGGCGTTTTCCGCCTACCTTGGCGACGACCGCGAGGCGTGGACGCGCTTTGATGCCAGCGAGCTGGTGAAGTCGGCCGCGGAAAAGCTGCCGATCCTGATCGACCAGGGCGAGGCCGACGAATTCCTCGATACCCAGCTGAAGCCGTGGCTGCTGAAGGAAGCCGCCGACGCGGCCGGCTATCCGGTCTACCTGCGCATGCAGCCGGGCTACGACCACAGCTACTACTTCATCGCCAGCTTCATCGGCGAACACATCGCCCATCACGCGGTGGCGCTGCGCAAGTGA